In Tenacibaculum sp. 190524A02b, the genomic stretch AATCAAACTCTTTAGTCTAATGCCTAATAAACCAGTAACTAAAAGAAAGCCTTGGCATGTGAAACCTAAGCAAATGCATGAGAGAACAGTAGATAATTCAACTATTTATAATAGTTGGAGCTGGCGTAAGTATAGGAAGAAAAGGTTAGCTGAAGAGCCGCTTTGTAGGAAATGTGATGAGAAGGGGTTGGTAGTTGTGGCAAAGGTTTTAGATCATATTGTGAGGATAGAAGATGGAGGAGAAGTTTATTTAGATTCAAATACACAGCCCTTATGTGTAAAATGTCATAATAGTAAGTCTGGGCGCGAGGCTCATGGCTACAAAGAAAATTAAAGGGGATATGGGGTGTAATCTCTGAGGCGGTCTATAACCCTACATCGCCTCCTAGAGAGAATTTTACTCACGGATAATTTTGAGTAGGGGGGGTAAAAATAGAAAGAAATCAAATGGAAATTAAACATAACGAAGTAGGAAAATCAAAGGTTCTTCCATTAACAAAAGAAGAATCAACTTTATATGAAGCATTGAAGGAGTTACCAAAACCAATTCAAGCTTCAGGATTAAGTACTGACCAGGTTATATGGTGGTATTGGTTTGGAAATGAGTTTTTAAAAACTAGGCAATTTTCAAAATTAGACTTAACGCATTTGCAAAAAGCAGCCTTTTGGATGGATGCTAGATGTAAGGCAATTAAGAAGGTGAATGAACGAGGGTATTTTGGAGGATTGGTTCAAGAGTTTAAATCAGGAGCCTCAAATGTTTCAGCTCATGTTACTGTCATTGAAAAGGCAGATAAACATTTAGATGAAGTGTCAGCACATTTTGGTTTGTCTTTTAAAGACAGGCAAAAATTAAAAACAGATGATAGTTCAGGGGAGCAATTATCATTGTTTGATCAAGTAGTTAAAAAGATATATGGTTAAATGAAAATACCTAAAGAAATAAAGAACTCAATTCCGTTTCAATATGCTAATGATGTTGAAAGTGGAAAGATTGTTACAGGAAGAAAAATAAAACTTGCTGTAAAAAGATTCTTTAGGTTAATTGAGAATGCAAATGAAAAAGGTTATTGGTTGGACCATAAAAAGGGTTTTGCCGTTATTAAGTTCTTTGAAAATTTTTTAGTTCATACAAAAGGAAAGTCAGCAGGGCAAAAATTTATTTTAGCTCCTCATCAGCAGTTTATGTTGTATAATATTTACGCTTGGCAAAAGCGTAATGAATTTGGTGAGGCAATAAGGTTAATTAAAAATACTTATGAGAAGGTAGCTAAAAAAAATGGGAAGACTGCGGTTGAAGCTGGTGACGGCCTTTTTGCAATGTCCTTCGATTTAGAAGAAGGAGCAGAGGTTTATATTGGAGCTACCAAGGAAGAGCAGGCTAAGTTGTGTTTTAGTCAATCTGGTGAATTTATAAATAAATCAACTTTACTTCAAAGGTTAGGGTTTGTAGTTTATCAAAAAGAAATAAGATTTATTCCTACAAATTCATTTATGAAGCCTCTAGGGGGAGATAGTAAAACACAGGATGGTATTAATTCCCACAGAACTATTATAGATGAATATCATGCTCATAGAGATGATACGGTTAAAGAAAATTTAGAATCTTCTTCGGCAGCTAGAAAGCAGCCATTAACTAAAACTATTACAACAGCAGGTTTTAATGTGCACGGTGTCTGTAAAAAATTTGAAGAAAGTTGTGAGAGGATTCTAGAGGGAGTAGATGAAGATGATAGTTTCTTTATAATGATTCATGACTTAGATGAAGATGATGATTGGGAGGATCCAAAAGTTTGGGTTAAAGCTAATCCAAACTTAGGTGTTACAGTTTCAATGGATTATCTGATGGGAGAATATCAAAAGGCTAAAAATCAGCCCTCAAAAATTCCAAACTTTAAAACAAAGCATTTGAATATGTGGGTTGATGCGCCTGAAGTTTGGATAGATTCAAAATACTGGGAAGCTTGTACAGATTTAATAATTGAAGAAAACTTTGCTAAAAATGGAAATTGTGGTGGGCTGGATTTATCCACTACAACAGATATTACAGCTTACGCAATTATTTCTAATCCTGATGAAAACGGTGTGAGAGATTTGAAAGTATGGTGTTTTTGCCCCAAAGATACCATTGATAAAAGGAGTAAGGAGGATGGTGTTCCGTATAGGTACTGGGCATCAATGCTTAGGGATGATGCAAAAGATGAAAATGATACTTACTTAATTGCTACAGAAGGAAACATGGTTGATTATTCGGTCTTGGCTTCGGTGGTTGGTGAGGCTTATTTTAAGTATAAAACTGATTGGGTAGAGTATGACCGTAAATTTTCAGGAGGGCTTGTAAATAATTTTACTGAAAAGAATATTGAGATGAGTCCATTTTCACAAACGATAATGAATTTTAGTTCCCCAACAAAAGAGTTTGATAGATTGGTAAGAAGTGGGAAGTTAAGAGTAGGGAATAATCCAATTTTAAAGTACGCATTAAGTGGGTGTGTACCTAAATATGATGATAATGAAAATGTCAGGTTAACAAAAGCAAAAGCAACGAAAAGGATTGATCCGATTATTGCTTCAATTATGGCGCTGGCTGGTACACTCTCAGTTAAAGAAGATGAGGAAAGCAAATACAACGACCCTGAAAGTTCAATAGTATTAGGGGCTTAGAAAACAAATTCTAAGAAACAATATTGGTAAATCAAACTAGAAAAATACATTTTATGATGCATAGAATAATATAATAAAAGAAGTCTCAAGACATGGATTTGAATGATTACGTAACATTTAAAATCCAAAATTATGAGACAAGATTTTTATTATTTAAGAGTGAGTACCGAAAACCAAAATGTCGATATGCAGCTTGACAGAGTAAAGTTATTAGGTGCTAAAGATGAAAACATTTTTATTGATAAAGATTCAGGGAAAAATGACGATCGTAAAGAGTTAAAAAAACTCTTGGGGAAACTAAGGCAAGGAGATAAAGTAATCTTTTATGATCTAACAAGGTTGGGAAGAAATTTAAAGTACTTAATCACATTAGTAGAGCATTTCTATGAAATGGGTGTTGACTTTCAGGATTTAACTAATCCGTTTATCAACACAGAAAGTACCAGAACAGCTGAAGGAGAATTGATATTCTTAATATTTGGGGCGTTAGGTCAGTACTTTAGGAAATCAAGTAATGAGAAAGTAAAAGCAGGATTAGCAGCCGCTCGGGCAAGAGGAAAGTTTGGAGGGCGTCCAAAAGGGATTAGTGATAGATTAAAAGAGAAAGCTCCCTTAGCGGTTATCATGCATAAGAATCCAGACGTGTCAATTAAAGATATTATGAATGCTTTACATATTTCACAAGGTTCTGTTTATAGGTGTTTTGAACATGAAGGTTATGATTACAAGAAACAGCACAAGAACAAAGGGAATAAAAATGCAGCGTATAAGCTGAAATAAAAATAATAACAAGCCACCCATTTTAGGTGGGTGGTGATTAAAACAGAATAAATAATGAAGAAACAAAAATACTTAGTAATAGGATTTGTACTAGGAATAACTAGTACAGTTTTAACAGCCTACCTTCTTTGGAGATATTAAATAAATAGTAGGAATTATGGATGGTATAGAAAAAGCTAAGGAAACATACAAAAGGTGGTGGGTAGGGAAATATTGTAAAGTTCCTGGGGACTATCAATATAAAAAGGTAATTGATGTAGTTGTTTATGGTCCAAGATCATTTGTTTATGGTGGAGCTTCACTTGTATTTGAAGATTTAAGTAATAGACCAATAAGAACAACAGCATTCAAACCAAGAAAGAAGGATATATTAATCAAACAGTAATTATCATGAGTCAAAAATTACAAGAAATAGTTCAAGAATGGGATGAAGGTGTAGAAAACGGATTTATTGATGAAGGAGACCTTTTTGGAAGATTAGT encodes the following:
- a CDS encoding HNH endonuclease signature motif containing protein, whose product is MPNKPVTKRKPWHVKPKQMHERTVDNSTIYNSWSWRKYRKKRLAEEPLCRKCDEKGLVVVAKVLDHIVRIEDGGEVYLDSNTQPLCVKCHNSKSGREAHGYKEN
- a CDS encoding P27 family phage terminase small subunit; this encodes MEIKHNEVGKSKVLPLTKEESTLYEALKELPKPIQASGLSTDQVIWWYWFGNEFLKTRQFSKLDLTHLQKAAFWMDARCKAIKKVNERGYFGGLVQEFKSGASNVSAHVTVIEKADKHLDEVSAHFGLSFKDRQKLKTDDSSGEQLSLFDQVVKKIYG
- a CDS encoding terminase large subunit, which encodes MKIPKEIKNSIPFQYANDVESGKIVTGRKIKLAVKRFFRLIENANEKGYWLDHKKGFAVIKFFENFLVHTKGKSAGQKFILAPHQQFMLYNIYAWQKRNEFGEAIRLIKNTYEKVAKKNGKTAVEAGDGLFAMSFDLEEGAEVYIGATKEEQAKLCFSQSGEFINKSTLLQRLGFVVYQKEIRFIPTNSFMKPLGGDSKTQDGINSHRTIIDEYHAHRDDTVKENLESSSAARKQPLTKTITTAGFNVHGVCKKFEESCERILEGVDEDDSFFIMIHDLDEDDDWEDPKVWVKANPNLGVTVSMDYLMGEYQKAKNQPSKIPNFKTKHLNMWVDAPEVWIDSKYWEACTDLIIEENFAKNGNCGGLDLSTTTDITAYAIISNPDENGVRDLKVWCFCPKDTIDKRSKEDGVPYRYWASMLRDDAKDENDTYLIATEGNMVDYSVLASVVGEAYFKYKTDWVEYDRKFSGGLVNNFTEKNIEMSPFSQTIMNFSSPTKEFDRLVRSGKLRVGNNPILKYALSGCVPKYDDNENVRLTKAKATKRIDPIIASIMALAGTLSVKEDEESKYNDPESSIVLGA
- a CDS encoding recombinase family protein, with the protein product MRQDFYYLRVSTENQNVDMQLDRVKLLGAKDENIFIDKDSGKNDDRKELKKLLGKLRQGDKVIFYDLTRLGRNLKYLITLVEHFYEMGVDFQDLTNPFINTESTRTAEGELIFLIFGALGQYFRKSSNEKVKAGLAAARARGKFGGRPKGISDRLKEKAPLAVIMHKNPDVSIKDIMNALHISQGSVYRCFEHEGYDYKKQHKNKGNKNAAYKLK